Proteins from a single region of Sylvia atricapilla isolate bSylAtr1 chromosome 9, bSylAtr1.pri, whole genome shotgun sequence:
- the LOC136364660 gene encoding coagulation factor XIII B chain-like, whose amino-acid sequence MKTIMKMRLRSSFIFLVTVCSCKLFAEDTPCDLPQIENGNVAQYYYSFKSYYFPMPKGKKLSYSCIVGYTTESGTQDGRITCTEKGWSPVPQCYRKCTKPLLENGSFYSTEMDFKIHEELQYKCNPGYHTPSGGTEDTVQCQPQGWSVQPSCTEKLEWCQVPGLPHGSYAGAARAVRANGTLRYRCERGYRPAAGSASGAALCLPHGWDRAPSCTRITCSTLSDIAHGGFYPVKKIYEEGDVVQFYCDKHYSVTGFDSIQCYNFGWYPDPPVCEDVKNKCPPPPLPHGHISTARRTYHSGDKVSVQCTLGTEEIRCEGGKWTSPSICIGTVDKQESGAPPPLEADAEIRSSQTHHSEVTKMQHDCASPPVIKNGGVLGPLLENYKNGSWVEYACQHYHLLDGPSTVYCDHGNWTEQPTCLEPCTLNVNDMDSNNLTLKWRREELIFLHGDLIEFECKQGYSFLHTATPSPGRTQCDHGRLKYPKCVIQAATEKCGSPPSVANGALTLPALPQYENGSSVQYICSDYHFLQGSERIYCSGGQWTLPPVCIEPCKLSDTEMQKNNVLLQAFYADQVYFYHGDYVGFYCKQNHFGAESGTTLFQVQCKRGQLAYPRCVERGKQVWT is encoded by the exons ATGAAGACCATAATGAAGATGAGGTTGAGAAGCTCTTTTATCTTCCTGGTTACGGTGTGTTCATGCAAACTCTTTGCTGAAG ataCACCATGTGATTTGCCACAGATAGAAAATGGAAACGTTGCCCAGTACTATTACAGTTTCAAAAGTTACTATTTCCCTATGcctaaaggaaaaaagctctCCTATTCTTGTATTGTTGGTTACACAACTGAAAGTGGGACTCAAGATGGAAGAATAACTTGTACAGAAAAAGGATGGTCTCCAGTGCCACAATGCTACA GAAAATGCACCAAGCCTCTTTTGGAAAATGGCTCTTTTTACAGTACAGAAATGGACTTCAAAATCCATGAGGAGTTGCAATACAAATGTAATCCAGGCTACCACACCCCAAGTGGTGGTACTGAAGACACAGTGCAGTGTCAGCCACAAGGATGGTCCGTCCAGCCAAGCTGCACTGAAAAACTCG AGTGGTGCCAGGTGCCCGGGCTCCCCCACGGCAGCTACGCGGGAGCGGCGCGGGCGGTGCGGGCCAACGGGACGCTGCGGTACCGCTGCGAGCGCGGCTATCGCCCCGCGGCCGGGAGCGCCTCCGGGGCCGCGCTCTGCCTGCCACACGGCTGGGACCGAGCCCCCAGCTGCACCA GAATAACTTGCTCCACTTTGAGTGACATAGCTCATGGAGGTTTCTATCCTGTGAAGAAAATCTATGAAGAAGGAGATGTAGTTCAATTTTACTGCGACAAGCATTATTCCGTCACTGGGTTTGACTCAATTCAATGCTATAATTTTGGGTGGTATCCAGACCCTCCGGTGTGTGAAG atgtaaaaaataaatgtccCCCACCGCCACTCCCTCATGGCCATATCAGCACAGCCAGAAGAACATATCATAGTGGAGACAAAGTTAGTGTACAGTGTACCTTGGGAACTGAGGAAATTCGGTGTGAAGGAGGAAAATGGACATCACCATCTATCTGTATTG GAACTGTGGATAAACAGGAATCTGGGGCACCACCACCACTCGAGGCAGATGCAGAAATAAGGTCAAGCCAAACACATCACAGTGAAGTTACAA AAATGCAGCACGACTGTGCCTCCCCACCTGTGATTAAAAATGGTGGTGTCCTGGGCCCATTATTGGAAAATTACAAAAATGGTTCCTGGGTGGAATATGCTTGTCAGCATTACCACCTTTTGGATGGGCCCAGTACTGTTTACTGTGACCACGGAAACTGGACAGAACAACCAACCTGCTTAG AACCATGTACTCTCAATGTAAATGATATGGACAGCAACAACTTAACATTGAAATGGAGACGGGAGGAATTAATTTTCCTACATGGAGATCTCATAGAGTTTGAATGTAAACAGGGATATAGTTTTCTCCATACTGCTACTCCATCTCCTGGGAGGACACAGTGTGACCATGGCAGACTGAAATATCCAAAATGTGTTATTCAAG CTGCTACAGAAAAATGTGGCTCTCCACCCTCTGTTGCAAATGGAGCTCTTactctgccagcactgccccagtATGAGAATGGCTCCTCAGTTCAGTACATTTGCTCTGACTATCATTTTCTGCAAGGCTCTGAGAGAATCTACTGCTCTGGAGGACAATGGACTTTGCCACCAGTTTGTATAG AGCCATGTAAATTGTCAgacactgaaatgcagaaaaacaatgTGCTGCTGCAAGCATTCTATGCAGACCAAGTTTACTTTTACCACGGGGATTACGTTGGCTTTTACTGTAAACAGAACCATTTTGGAGCAGAATCTGGCACAACTCTATTTCAAGTGCAGTGTAAGAGAGGACAGCTGGCATATCCAAGGTGTGTTGAAAGAGGAAAGCAAGTATGGACTTGA
- the LOC136364658 gene encoding complement factor H-related protein 1-like, whose translation MSRYNPGESAKYQCWKSFKMTGDSTVVCQNGTWTELPTCKGKAGICGTPPAIQNGELLIFPLPEYQHGDTLEYQCPDFYVLEGSPTITCLNGQWTDPPVCLAACTVSEEDMDRNNIELKWVVKRKVYITSGDYAEFRCKQGFLEDPSTSSFRVQCVEGTLKYPRCPLRDVTCGPPPEIAGGRIAGTKMSRYNPGESAKYQCWKSFKMTGDSTVVCQNGTWTELPTCKGKAGICGTPPAIQNGELLIFPLPEYQHGDTLEYQCPDFYILEGSRTITCLNGQWTDPPVCLASCTVSEEDMDRNNIELKWVVIRKLLISSGGYIEFRCKLGYLEDPSTSSFRVQCVDGTLKYPRCTLGRSCALDRITMERNHIQLQSSRQLSHHYHSGAPVVFVCKPGYRQVVPRDDFIAQCLDGVIKYPKCEDSPWFG comes from the exons ATGTCCCGGTATAACCCTGGCGAGAGTGCAAAGTATCAGTGCTGGAAAAGTTTTAAGATGACTGGAGATTCCACTGTAGTGTGCCAGAATGGGACCTGGACAGAGCTGCCAACATGCAAAg gaaaagctggaatatGTGGCACACCTCCGGCTATTCAAAATGGAGAGCTTCTTATCTTCCCCTTGCCAGAATATCAACATGGTGATACCCTGGAGTACCAATGCCCAGATTTCTATGTCTTAGAAGGGTCTCCAACAATCACCTGTCTCAATGGGCAGTGGACAGACCCTCCAGTTTGCCTGG CGGCCTGTACAGTGTCAGAAGAAGATATGGACAGAAACAATATTGAGCTGAAATGGGTTGTGAAAAGGAAGGTGTACATCACATCGGGTGACTACGCTGAATTTCGTTGTAAACAGGGTTTTTTGGAAGACCCAAGCACTTCCAGCTTCAGAGTACAGTGTGTGGAGGGGACATTGAAATACCCACGGTGCCCACTGAGAG ATGTGACATGTGGACCTCCTCCAGAAATTGCTGGTGGTAGAATTGCTGGTACTAAAATGTCCCGGTATAACCCTGGCGAGAGTGCAAAGTATCAGTGCTGGAAAAGTTTTAAGATGACTGGAGATTCCACTGTAGTGTGCCAGAATGGGACCTGGACAGAGCTGCCAACATGCAAAg gaaaagctggaatatGTGGCACACCTCCGGCTATTCAAAATGGAGAGCTTCTTATCTTCCCCTTGCCAGAATATCAACATGGTGATACCCTGGAGTACCAATGCCCAGATTTCTATATCTTAGAAGGATCTCGAACAATCACCTGTCTCAATGGGCAGTGGACAGACCCTCCAGTTTGCCTGG CGTCCTGTACAGTGTCAGAAGAAGATATGGACAGAAACAATATTGAGCTGAAATGGGTTGTGATAAGGAAGCTTTTGATCTCATCGGGTGGCTACATTGAATTTCGTTGTAAACTGGGATATTTGGAAGACCCAAGCACTTCCAGCTTCAGAGTACAGTGTGTGGATGGGACATTGAAATACCCACGGTGCACACTGGGAA ggagctgtgccctggaTAGGATCACCATGGAAAGGAACCATATTCAGTTGCAGTCCTCCAGGCAGTTGAGCCATCACTATCACTCAGGGGCACCTGTTGTCTTTGTGTGTAAGCCTGGGTACCGACAGGTTGTCCCCAGGGATGACTTCATAGCACAGTGCCTGGATGGAGTGATTAAATATCCCAAGTGTGAAG aTTCACCATGGTTTGGGTAA